The following DNA comes from Cedecea neteri.
CTGTAAATAATCAGCGACCCTATCGTGAGTGGAATAATCGCAGACCGGCCATAAATAATAATCATTGCCATGATAAAACTTAATGGCAGATAGGCGAGATAGGTTTTATGTCCATCAACAAGGGTTGTCGGTGAAATATAACGAGAAAACGGAATAAAAAGTAAACACAATGCCAGGGCAATCGCTATTTTCTTTATCGTCTTGTAAATGATCATAGGCCCTGATGTAAACTTTATGTGATTGTTGAATCAGTATTTTTCGGCAATTAGGGTACGTTTATTTATTGAGCGAATCAAGTTTCGAACCTGCACAAAAGCAGATCTTACCGTACAGCAGAAATATTAGAACAAGCAGACGTAAGTAGAGACTTTTTTACTGAGAAGTAGCCAAAAGCAGAAAGGTTGGGTTCTGAAAAGCAAAAACCCCCGCCGAAGCGAGGGTTTCAAATTTTGGTGGAGCTAAGCGGGATCGAACCGCTGACCTCTTGCATGCCATGCAAGCGCTCTCCCAGCTGAGCTATAGCCCCACAGACAGGTGCTGATTTTACGGTACCAAATCTGCTGGTGAAGATTTGGTGGAGCTAAGCGGGATCGAACCGCTGACCTCTTGCATGCCATGCAAGCGCTCTCCCAGCTGAGCTATAGCCCCAAACCGTAAAGACCTTGTCGTGTTGACGGGCGGCATAATATGAAACCCCACATAGCGTGTCAACGGCAATTTGTTCTTCCGCGATCAATCGCCTAAAAAGCCATCGCCTCCGGCAATTCTCGGTTGCATATCATCCCGTTGTAGTTAATTCTGTCACAGTTTCGCGTTAGTCAGTTCAATAAAATGAACCGCTAATAAAGCCGTTTCGGCCGCAATGAAAAGGAATCACTGTGCTCAAGGAAAGAATGACACCCGAAGAATTAGCCGTTATCACCGGCTACAGCCGCCAGACCATCAATAAGTGGGTACGTAAAGAAAATTGGGAAACCTCACCTAAACCCGGCGTTCAGGGAGGCAAAGCGCGGCTTATCCATATAGACGAGCAGGTCAGGGAATTTATCAACAACACCAGGCGGGTGACGGAGAGTACAGCCCGCTACAGCGCAACCGACGCCTCACTGGAAAACCTGCTGATTAACTCAGTCCAGCAAATGTCCGACAGCGAGCAGAAAAAGATGTCAGCCATGCTGCTGCGGGACGGAATTGCCGGCTTACTGACACGGCTGGGTATCCGCGACAACGAGTAGCTGTCCGGCTATTTCCTGTCGGTGCCAGGAAGAATAAAGGATTGCAGATGTTCAAGGAAAAAATGACCGCCGATGAACTCGCAGCAATGACGGGTTACACCCCCCAGACGATTAATCAATGGGTACGAAAACATGACTGGGAAACCACTGAAAAACGAGGCGTCCCCGGCGGTAAAGCAAGATTTATTTATATCTCTGAGCAGGTAAAAACGTTTATCTACAACACTCGCTATATGCGCGAAAAAGTGGCCTCTTATAGCGTCCTTCGGACGCCATTAGAACAGCTGATGTTGAACGCCCTGCGTACCCTATCCGAAGAAGAACAGCATAAAGTGACCGCGATCCTCGAGCGTGAAGGCAGCGAAGGTTTGCTTAAACGCCTTGGAATCCAAAA
Coding sequences within:
- a CDS encoding YfeC-like transcriptional regulator — protein: MLKERMTPEELAVITGYSRQTINKWVRKENWETSPKPGVQGGKARLIHIDEQVREFINNTRRVTESTARYSATDASLENLLINSVQQMSDSEQKKMSAMLLRDGIAGLLTRLGIRDNE
- a CDS encoding YfeC-like transcriptional regulator, giving the protein MFKEKMTADELAAMTGYTPQTINQWVRKHDWETTEKRGVPGGKARFIYISEQVKTFIYNTRYMREKVASYSVLRTPLEQLMLNALRTLSEEEQHKVTAILEREGSEGLLKRLGIQKKK